The Sporomusaceae bacterium genomic sequence CGGCGATCAGCTGCGTGGCGGCGGCCGTGCCCGCGGCTTTGCGGGCGAGCAGGCTGCTGCGCGTGAGGATATGGTGGATGATCGCGGTACCGGCGCTGTCGTCCGCCCGGTCGGTCATGACCCAGTCGCCGACCGCCGGGAAATCGGCGCCATCGGCCGCATTATGCGCCAGCTTGCCGGCAACGGCGGCGGCGTATTCGCCGTGCTCGCCGATGACTTTATAGAGGTCGCGGTGCTGCTCAGCGACCCTGGCGATATGCAGGCCCTCGTACATGGTGGCTTCCTGGCTGAAGCGCGGGCTTAAGCCATAGTGTGCTAAATTTATATTTTTCATTTCTGCCTCCAAAAATCGTATTCGCGCTTTTGGAGGGAAAATAGGCTTTAGTTCGTCCGTTTTCCCCCCGCGACGAACACAAGCTCCGAATTCAGTATTTTAGACATAGTAAATGCCCCCTTTCACCAGGTATCATAGACCGGATACGGCCGGTTGTCAAGGTTTGCCGGGCGGATAATGGGAATTTTTAGGGGCCGGCTTGCGCCGGCCCCCTCTCCCCTGCCCTGCCGCACTGCCAGCTAAAGAGCCCAGGCATTTGAATGCCTGGGCTCTTGGCGTGTGCCGACCATGGCGGCGGGGGGGGGTTATGCGAACAAATAACATGTCATTGATATTGACCCTAAGGTACATGAGTCATTATAAACCTCTAGCCTGTCAGCGATGTTTGCCGCACCCAGAATATAAAGAAGCGGGTAAAAGTGTTCGGGGGTGGTAAAGGCCAGTTCGGCGGATTCTCCCGCCGATTTATAATTTATTACATCCTGGTACTGCCTGGCGATTATCTTTTCCTTGATGTAGCGGTCAAACCCGTTTGCCCACGGTTGCCCGCCTTCCATGCCCCAGGTTATCCGGGCGAGGTTGTGGACGACATTGCCGCTGGCGAAGATTAATACCCCTTTTTCACGCAGGCCGGCGATTTCCCGCCCGATCTGAAAATGGGTTTCCGCACTGGCGTTACGGTCCACGCTAAGCTGGCAGACGGGTATGTCCGCTTCGGGGTACATTTTGTGAAGCACGGACCAGGCGCCGTGGTCGATTCCCCAGGTATTGTCGATTTGCCCGCCGCCACTGATCAGGCCCTTGGTCAAATGGGCCAGTTCGGGCGCGCCGGGGGCGCTGTAAGCCACACGGTAAAGCTCGTCCGGGAAGCCGTAAAAGTCATAAATTGTCTTGGGCTTCGCCGCATCCGCAATTCTGCTGCCGGCGGTGTACCAATGGGCCGATATGGCCAAAATAGCTTCCGGCCGGGGGATTTTACGGGCGATTTCTTCCCACCCGCCGGTGAAAGCGTTGTCTTCGACGGCGTTCATCGGCGAGCCGTGCCCGACGAATAGCGCCGGCATTGTGGGGGGATAAGCCATGGTCGATTACCTGCCTATTTAGTCTTTCCCCAACCATTTGCGGTCAAGGCTGTATTTTCCTGCTCCTACTGCCATGAGGACAAGCATGAACAGGGCGTCTTCGGTCGCGGGGGCGGCGGCGAAAAGGCCTTTCATCGTGAACATGACCGCCGCGCCGACTACGAGGGTGGCGAAGATCATGAACGCGCCCAGACGGGTGAAGAGGCCCAAACCGATGAGGATTCCGCCCAGGAATTCGGATACGGCGGCGATAAAGCCCAGGAAGACCGGCATGGTCGTAATGCCCAGGACTTTGAGCAGCGAGCCCACTTCCAGCCATTTCTCCGGGCCGCCGAAGAGCTTCGGCCCGCCGTGGACGACGACGAACATGAAGCACAGCCCCAACCGGGCGAACAAAAGCGCCTCGTCCTGATATT encodes the following:
- the ygiD gene encoding 4,5-DOPA dioxygenase extradiol; this translates as MPALFVGHGSPMNAVEDNAFTGGWEEIARKIPRPEAILAISAHWYTAGSRIADAAKPKTIYDFYGFPDELYRVAYSAPGAPELAHLTKGLISGGGQIDNTWGIDHGAWSVLHKMYPEADIPVCQLSVDRNASAETHFQIGREIAGLREKGVLIFASGNVVHNLARITWGMEGGQPWANGFDRYIKEKIIARQYQDVINYKSAGESAELAFTTPEHFYPLLYILGAANIADRLEVYNDSCTLGSISMTCYLFA
- a CDS encoding DoxX family protein; this translates as MNNLLMNGLKKYQDEALLFARLGLCFMFVVVHGGPKLFGGPEKWLEVGSLLKVLGITTMPVFLGFIAAVSEFLGGILIGLGLFTRLGAFMIFATLVVGAAVMFTMKGLFAAAPATEDALFMLVLMAVGAGKYSLDRKWLGKD